A genomic stretch from Coffea arabica cultivar ET-39 chromosome 10c, Coffea Arabica ET-39 HiFi, whole genome shotgun sequence includes:
- the LOC140015660 gene encoding cytochrome P450 81C13-like encodes MEPDLYSHLIFYFFCVLLVILKRLLFHINTANKLPPSPPALPLIGHLYLIKNVLHRSLTELSHRYGPVFFLRFGCRSFVVVSSPSAIEECFTENDIVLANRPHSVAADHFSYDYTAFVWAPYGHVWRAIRRLTNSEVFSFNSLQKSSVIREGEIRIILQSFYRVCKRGSRSIDLNHWVSVYTLNIAMRIVAGKCTVGREDAGNELGKKKRKEIRDIFTTSITMNSCDFFPVLRWIGYKGLERSMISLQNKRDKFLQGLVDEIRRDKLDKEKKNATLIGSLLSHQDQEPDFYSDQLIRSILMIMFVAGTETSIVTTEWAMSLLLSHPEAMNKLRREIDNNIGHRRLLDESDLPKLPYLRCIVNETMRLYPPAPLLLPHCPSEDFTVGGYDIPKGSTLIVNAWAMQRDPEVWEEPEMFKPERFQAMEMEKERFNFVPFGVGRRACPGANMGIRNISLAVGSFIQCFDWRKIEEDEINTSYTTRITLSMAKPLEVMCIPRQESIQLLSQL; translated from the exons ATGGAGCCTGATCTCTACTCTCATCTCATCTTCTACTTCTTCTGTGTTCTCCTTGTCATCCTCAAAAGGTTGCTGTTTCATATTAATACCGCTAACAAGTTACCTCCAAGCCCGCCTGCTCTTCCATTAATTGGCCACCTTTACCTCATCAAGAACGTGCTGCACCGGTCTCTAACTGAACTATCACATCGATATGGTCCAGTTTTCTTCCTCCGTTTTGGCTGCCGATCTTTCGTGGTAGTATCTTCTCCATCTGCCATTGAAGAATGCTTCACAGAGAATGACATTGTATTAGCAAATCGTCCTCACTCTGTCGCTGCGGACCATTTCAGCTATGACTACACAGCATTCGTCTGGGCTCCCTATGGCCATGTCTGGAGGGCTATTCGCCGCCTCACTAATAGTGAAGTGTTCTCATTCAACAGCCTTCAGAAGTCATCCGTCATTCGGGAAGGCGAAATTCGGATCATTCTCCAATCGTTTTACAGAGTTTGTAAGAGAGGGAGTCGAAGTATCGATTTGAATCATTGGGTTTCCGTTTATACGCTTAATATCGCGATGAGGATTGTGGCAGGGAAATGCACAGTTGGTAGGGAGGATGCCGGGAATGAGTTGGGGAAGAAAAAGCGTAAAGAAATCAGGGACATATTTACCACGAGTATTACAATGAATTCATGCGACTTTTTTCCAGTATTGAGGTGGATTGGTTACAAAGGGCTCGAAAGGAGTATGATCTCTTTGCAGAACAAGAGGGATAAATTCTTGCAGGGCCTAGTAGATGAAATTCGACGGGATAAATTGGACAAGGAGAAGAAGAATGCCACCTTGATTGGGAGTCTTCTATCCCATCAAGACCAAGAACCTGACTTTTACTCGGATCAACTTATCAGAAGCATTCTAATG ATTATGTTTGTGGCAGGAACTGAAACATCTATCGTGACAACTGAATGGGCTATGTCGCTTTTATTGAGTCATCCAGAGGCAATGAATAAACTGAGAAGGGAAATTGACAACAATATAGGACACAGGAGATTGCTGGATGAATCTGATCTTCCAAAGCTTCCGTATCTGCGCTGCATTGTGAACGAGACAATGAGACTGTATCCTCCAGCACCTCTTTTGCTACCTCATTGTCCATCGGAAGATTTCACCGTTGGGGGATATGATATCCCAAAAGGTTCAACGCTTATAGTTAATGCTTGGGCCATGCAACGGGATCCCGAAGTCTGGGAGGAGCCAGAAATGTTCAAGCCAGAGAGATTTCAGGCAATggaaatggagaaagaaaggttcaACTTTGTACCATTTGGGGTGGGAAGGAGAGCTTGTCCTGGAGCCAACATGGGCATTAGAAATATTTCATTGGCAGTGGGATCATTCATTCAGTGCTTTGATTGGAGAAAGATTGAAGAAGATGAAATCAACACAAGCTATACCACTAGAATTACATTGTCCATGGCTAAGCCTTTGGAGGTCATGTGCATTCCACGACAAGAATCAATCCAACTCCTCTCCCAGTTATGA
- the LOC140003838 gene encoding cytochrome P450 81C13-like yields MENLCYYLVTVLLCSLPLLLISKSLLFNHVKNKKLPPSPLALPIIGHLYLIKNSLYEDLTSLSSRYGPIFFLQFGRRSFVVVSSPSAIEECFTRNDIILANRPRGMAGDRFSYNYTVVGIAPYGHLWRVLRRLLVVESFSFNSLQRTSFIREEEIKMILRSIYRISKNGSLIRVDLNHWISVFTLNVIMRMLVGRCSIREEDAGEELGMQIIKEFREMFASGIALSLCDFFPILRWIGYKGLEKEMISLHKKRDKLFQGFIDEFQCSDTLLDKDKKALIANLLACKEKESDFLSDDIIKGIALIMLTAGRETSTLTTEWAMLLLLNHPKALQKLRTEIDNSVGHGRLVDESDIPKLPYLRCVVNETLRLYPAAPLLIPHHASEDCRVGGYDIPKGTIVLANAWAVHRDPKLWEEPEKFMPERFEGKGLMDKEEFNSKFLPFGIGRRACPGANLGIRNVSLAVGTFIQCFDWDKVEEDGELDVNFSNRITLKKANHLEAICAPRQESIQLLSQL; encoded by the exons ATGGAGAATCTCTGCTACTACCTCGTCACCGTCTTATTGTGTTCTTTACCTTTACTTCTCATCTCCAAAAGCTTGCTTTTCAACCATGTCAAGAACAAGAAGTTACCACCAAGTCCACTAGCTCTGCCAATAATTGGCCATCTTTACCTTATCAAGAACTCACTCTACGAAGACTTAACTTCATTATCATCAAGATATGGTCCAATTTTCTTTCTCCAATTCGGCCGCCGTTCCTTTGTTGTTGTGTCATCTCCATCCGCCATTGAGGAGTGCTTCACCAGGAATGATATCATACTTGCAAACCGTCCTCGTGGCATGGCAGGGGACAGGTTTTCCTATAATTATACAGTCGTTGGGATAGCCCCATATGGCCACTTGTGGAGGGTTCTTCGTCGCCTCTTGGTCGTTGAATCTTTCTCTTTCAACAGCCTCCAGAGGACTTCATTTATCAGGGAAGAAGAAATTAAGATGATTCTCAGGTCAATTTACAGAATTTCAAAGAATGGAAGCCTAATAAGAGTTGATTTGAACCATTGGATTTCAGTTTTTACACTCAATGTTATCATGAGGATGCTTGTTGGACGATGCTCCATCAGAGAGGAGGATGCTGGAGAGGAGTTGGGGATGCAAATAATTAAAGAATTCAGGGAAATGTTTGCTTCAGGGATTGCGCTGAGTTTGTGTGACTTCTTTCCTATATTAAGATGGATTGGCTACAAGGGACTGGAAAAGGAAATGATCTCTTTGCACAAGAAGAGAGATAAACTCTTTCAGGGTTTCATAGACGAATTTCAATGTTCAGATACTCTGCTGGACAAGGATAAGAAGGCATTGATTGCAAATCTGCTTGCTTGTAAGGAAAAAGAATCTGATTTTCTATCAGATGACATCATAAAAGGTATTGCGTTG ATAATGCTTACAGCCGGAAGAGAAACGTCCACACTGACCACTGAATGGGCTATGTTGCTTTTACTGAATCACCCGAAGGCACTACAGAAACTAAGGACTGAGATTGACAACAGCGTAGGACATGGAAGGCTGGTGGATGAATCTGATATTCCAAAGCTTCCCTATCTTCGTTGTGTTGTCAATGAGACATTGAGACTGTACCCCGCGGCACCACTTCTGATACCTCATCATGCATCTGAAGACTGCCGAGTCGGGGGGTATGATATTCCAAAAGGTACGATTGTTTTAGCTAATGCATGGGCCGTGCATAGGGATCCAAAACTCTGGGAGGAGCCTGAGAAATTCATGCCAGAAAGATTCGAAGGGAAGGGATTAATGGATAAAGAAGAGTTCAATTCCAAGTTTTTACCATTTGGGATAGGGAGGAGAGCTTGCCCCGGAGCCAATCTAGGCATTCGGAATGTCTCATTGGCAGTGGGTACATTCATCCAGTGTTTTGATTGGGATAAAGTTGAAGAGGATGGTGAATTGGACGTTAACTTTAGCAACAGAATCACTCTGAAGAAGGCTAACCATTTGGAGGCCATATGCGCTCCACGCCAGGAATCAATCCAACTTCTCTCTCAACTTTGA